The nucleotide window GGAGCGTACAGCGATGACCCAGACCTCAGGGCAGGGGGCTGCCCGTTCTACTGCGACTTCAATGGCTACCAGGTCAGATGCTTGTCTCGTTTCCTTGCCTCTGTGAGCAGATGGCGACATCACCTCTGCACCTCTGCGCGCGGTGTTGCAGTTGCAGTAGCGTTGGTTGGAAATCGGTAGTTCATAGTTCACCAGACAATTTCCATGTGTCTGTAAGCACTAACCATGCATATTTGATAAAGAACCGAACAGCAAAAAAATCCTAGAGAATGGAGCTACATAAACTGGTGACAACCGACAAGGTCTCATCTGTTGCTTACGTGTCATCACAAAATTTAGAAACAAAAAATAACTCGAAAGACTACTACTATCAgtatgttcgtttggtcgtaaacgatcgtaaatttccagccagaatagtatttttctctcacaccaaaccagccagcagtaataatctacgatcgtttcagccccagctgAACGGGCTGCATATCAAACCCAAAGCAGAAGCAAAACCGGCTAAAGGGCAAACAAAAGACCCAGAAGCCAACAACAACCCAACTACCAAAACTACTGAATTAAGGCTAAATCAACTAAACTGCAGTgacgtttctcaaaaaaaaaaaaaaaaaaaaaaaaactggtgcGACATGTGGTTGCATCGCCAAATTGTATTCTTGCAGATGTGGCGCCTGACCTTTTGTTGGAATGTTATTCTATTACGCTCCTTCTAGATATGTCACCAAAAAAAATTATGTTTCCACCAAAAACATTTTTGTGAGTTTTCAAAGGTAGCTCGTCATGTATTTGTAAATGGATCCACTTTGGTCTAAATGAGTGTTTTTGAAAAAAACACTTTTTAGATGAGTTGTGCATCATGAATTCACTTCACAATTTTTTGGTGCTCAAATTATCATGTTTAtgctaattatttgtttgcaaggAATAGAGTCCATTCCACGAACCAAATAAAAAAGTGAGGAGCCAGAAAATGACGTAATAACCCATTCCTTAAACTAACACACACTATGAGTGGCAACAGAGCATGtcaacaaaaggttgaagtttcCACTTGCTGACACCCAAACATACAACGCATATTGGAAGAGTGTACCTAGTGTGGGCCAACATGCAACATTTCAACAAAGCCTATGCTCATATAAAATTGATGAGAATTGAAGGCTGCTTCCATATATTCCACTGCTAGAACATTCAGAACATTTTTTTcgaacgcacaaaagttttgtgTGCCAATTTTTACAGAAGAAGATGCACAATATATGCCGATAACATTGAGAACAAACAGAAGTTCAGAACTGATCAAGCCGATGTCTTAAAGCATACTGAAATCCTTGGCAGGATGAGCTGCTGTGGGGGGCAGCATGGCTGAGGAGAGCCTCCAAGGATGACACATTCCTCCAGTACATTCAGAACAATGGCAAGACCCTGGGTGCAGAAGACAGCAGTAACGAGTTCGGGTGGGACAACAAGCATGCCGGCCTCAACGTCCTTGTTTCCAAGGTTACGGGCTGCTTCCATCCATCTCCTTCGATCACTGAATGCAAATTATGCTGAAAAATATCAGCAGTGCAGAACTGATTGGTACAAGAAAAATGTTTGCAGGAGTTCATAGAAGGCGACGCGCTATCTTTGCAGTCCTACAAGGAGTTTGCAGACAGCTTCATATGCACGCTCATTCCAGACTCGTCTTCACCGCATATCACGTACACCCCTGGGGGCATGATCTACAAGCCTGGAGGCAGCAACATGCAGCATGTCACCTCCATCTCCTTCCTGCTCCTAACTTACGCCAAGTACCTCTCCAAGTCCTCTCGTACTGTCAACTGTGGAGACGTTTCAGTTGGCCCTCTAACTCTTCAGCTGCAAGCCAAAAAACAGGTACTGTAACATCTGACTTTTTTCACCATACCTACTTGTACCGCTGACATCTTCTCTGAACATTTCGAATTTGTCCATACAAATCTGCAGGTTGATTACCTGTTAGGAGACAATCCACTGAAAATGTCGTATATGATCGGGTACGGTGACCGGTACCCTCAGCGGATCCATCACCGAGCATCGTCGTTGCCCTCGATCAAGGACCATCCTCAACGGATGGCGTGCAAAGAAGGCACGCCATACTTCAATTCATCTAGCGCGAACCCTAACCCGTTGATCGGCGCAGTGGTCGGCGGGCCGGGGGAGGATGATGCTTATGAGGATGACCGTGCAGATTTCAGGAAGTCTGAACCCACCACCTACATCAATGCTCCGTTAGTAGGAGTGCTTGCATACTTTGTTGACAATCCTAATCCTGGTCATACCAGACATTGAGTATCACAATCTCTGAATCTTGGtatgtatatatttatatataagaTCGAGTGGATGAAGTTATAGATAGGTGCAAGTGAGACAGTAGGATTGATGCAACTACTTTCATAGGAGGGGAATTTATGCGATACAGAGAGTTtgtcttttttttctctctcgaaCCAGAGAGTTTGTCTTCATGGTACTTTTCGTTTTTATTGTTGGGTTTGCACTGAATTTGTTTGTGCAAGTGGCATTTTCACTGTACTAGTGTAGTCATAGGTGAGAAATATTGTACTTTGGTTTTCTGATTTGGAAGGTTCTAAAGGAACTCATAGCTTGAAAATCTAAATGTCATATGGAAGACTGTTTGACTATCATGGGGGCCTGAAATTTCGCAGATGAATGTTGATAATTTATAGAGGGGAGCCGTCACCGCCATTGTTCTGGTTAAATGACATCACTGTTCTTCCCTCTCGGACCTCAAAGGCTGAAACAAAGGAAGTGCTCGCCATCACCATGTGTGCATATATTGCCAAAACATGATAACAAGAGCGGTTTCATATTTCAGAGTTCAGACCAGTCACGCAGCATCAGTCTGAGATTTCAGTGTCCAAGAATTGTCGTAGATAAGTCTGCTCACCAGACAATCCAATGGATGAAGTCACATCTGATAGATACAGATAGGAAACAAACGAAAATTGGAGTTATTTTTCCGCAGCCACCAACAAGACTACAACTCTACAAGAGATGGGTAGAAATTCAATAATTCAGCTGGTAGTCACCACCAAGGGAAAGAATCTTTAACGTCGCTATGATCGCTATATAACATGACTACCAGCACTACGGCGGCAGCGAGGAGCCCCGCGTCAACCGCCACTCCGCGCTCGACACATTCTACGGCCTCACGCTCACCGAGGCGCTGCTGTTCCTCGTCGAGAAGGCGTTGTGGCAGTGGAGGCTGGGCCACCAGCCTCCGCCGTTCGGCGCTTCTTCTACGACTCCTACTCCTGGTGCCTCAGAGAGATGTTCGAACGTTTCCTGGACGATGTTGTGGACGAGCacagcgtgcggcggcggcgagcgggcgACGAGTTCATCGCCATGGACACGTTGGACCTGCTGCTGGATCTTGACGATCCCAACCTCGAGGTCCCGATCGAGCGAGATGGCGTCAAGGCATTCACGCAGGCTGCGGCGGCAGACGAGGGAGTAGAGGGCGTAGGCTGTTAGTTAATCCCGTGCACGTTATGCATAGTCATATCTGTAAATAGGTAGTGCATGTTTACGTTTTGTTCATTCTAGCTAGCTGCATGTTGTAACGGTGTCCAGGCCAGAACCGTGCTGCGTTCACGGTGCGGCCCAGTGAGTCCATCGCCACGTCGCGTATGAAACGTTCCTGCCCTTTAGGCGGGCACGACGCAGCGTGAGCGGCGTGGCGGGGATCTCGGATCGTAGACCGTGTAAACACCGTGAAATAAAGGCaagaaagaaaacagaaaaggTCGCAACGTTGGCGGCGCAATCCTGTGCCTCTGAGTTCCTCGTGTTCGCGTGTGTGTGCGCGTGAGCGACGTCGTGTACGCGTCCCCTGCGGTTGCCGATCCTTGCCGAGCTGCAATTCCGGCGGCCGGCGACCGTTGCATATCGCCCTGTTGGTTTGTACTGGTTTGATTTATAAGCCATGGTTAAAAGTAttgttgactggtttggtgtgagagaaaaatattattcgttggctgataagtcatggcttataagttaaatacgatcaagcgaacatgctgtatattatgggcttgcccatataatatttaatagaTCGAATAAACTCTATAGCGTGTAATAAATAATGTGTTGATTATGATTTAATACCATTTAGGATTTTGATTTATGGTTGGATATTGTCCACCTATATTGAGAAGTTGAGAAAATGACACTggtgtgccacacgcgcgcgccgccgtcggccgtgggcgtgggcgtggcaggCAGGCCAGCGGCGAGCAGACGGACGGACGGGCCGTGCTCTGTTACAGGAGTTCTTCCGTTTTTAATTGGTGGCGATTTGAGGACGGGAGTTTCTCCGTTATTGCCGCTGAACGATGATGGCGAGTGCTCTCTCATCTCCTGTCTCTTGAACTCCTCCTGAGCCCTTCGCTTACCCCGCAAGTGACTAAATAGTGCCTACCTTCCGTCAATCGGTCAATCTTTTGGTTTGCTGGCAACAACCACTCTTCTGCTGCCACAAAGTTTCTCCGTCCCGGTACTTGCGTGCACGAGTCCTGGGAGAGTAGGCCTCCAAAACGCCTGCCGTCTACGAGTTCGCCTGCTCGGGTGGaaggcggcaatcacgttttTGGAGAGTGTCGTTGACGTCACGACTACTTGCTACGTCCTCTTCTCCCCGGCGCACGGTAGCTCACTGGTGATCGGCACTACTTCCCTTCTACATTGCATCGAGCGGTACGATTACACTGATAGACACTACGTCGACTAGTGCATCCAGCTCTACTGCTGGGTATGTTTTCGTTGCTCGCTATCCAGTAAAATTTTGGATCAATATCTTGCTGGTTAGTATCGTCTACATGATATTCATGCTTAGATCACACAAGTACATACATGATGTCACAAACCTTTTGATTATTGCTATTTTCTGGATTAAATTATTACTAAAATTGTCTAaaattctaacaatccaaaaatatGATAGGCAATTCTTGGTAGTCGGCTTTGCGAGTATGCTGAAACCAAATGTTTTTTAGGACACTCATTACAAGAGGTTGCGATAGAGGTGCATTCTATGGTTGACTGCTGTGCACTACTATTTTATCGGTAAACCTAGGGCTGTTGGGCCACATACTCCTGATGAGGAGTGTGTGTTTAAACATGCTGATATTACATTCTAAGGCTGTAATTCTGAGCGTGCTAGGAGACACCATAGTGGATGCATATGTGTCACTATAAACTGGTAAAGAGATGTGTGATGCACTTGAGGCCAAATTTAGGGTTTCTGATGCTAATAGTGAGTTGTACGTCATGAAGCAGTttcatgatatgagaaggtctgaactGTTGTTTATCtcgttccaagtgacactaaagttctatagatttatcttttgaaaaatacaaaaatattatatgatgAGTTTCTGCATGACAAAGTTTGAATTCCtcctagagccatacatgttatttaggctaggaaaacttccatatatatgctccttgcttttgcattgagttttgtttGACCCTTataagagatttgtcatgctcttaaaatcaagatcacgtacacaccatatATACAtgttgctcctacactgggagtatgcAAAATAtgtcttccatctagatccatcaaaaatattttactcctacactgggagtgaacataaaatatgcttgataggtttttcatccatCAAATAAATGATACAAGTtcttgttgtagaaaagagacatggggctatgcaacagttattcataaaaaaaagataagaaaaatagacaagtgtctgagatatttaaaacaatagatacttagatgcccgcctaaaaaaagagaagagaaagagatgaa belongs to Miscanthus floridulus cultivar M001 chromosome 4, ASM1932011v1, whole genome shotgun sequence and includes:
- the LOC136550055 gene encoding endoglucanase 23-like, with the translated sequence MAPCSAPRSSPVHHLCVHILLAYLLAARWLVPSCSASSFFRVPWAAGRHDYRDALAKSILFFEGQRSGRLPPGQRASWRGDSGVSDGAAARVDLEGGYYDAGDNVKFGFPMAFTTTMLAWSVVEFGDSMPRDERRHAAAAVRWATDYLLKTLAHPGVIFLQVGDPWKDHDCWERPEDMDTDRTVYNVSAGRPGSDIAGETAAALAAASMVFRDADPAYAETLLTSARKAFEFADTYKGAYSDDPDLRAGGCPFYCDFNGYQDELLWGAAWLRRASKDDTFLQYIQNNGKTLGAEDSSNEFGWDNKHAGLNVLVSKEFIEGDALSLQSYKEFADSFICTLIPDSSSPHITYTPGGMIYKPGGSNMQHVTSISFLLLTYAKYLSKSSRTVNCGDVSVGPLTLQLQAKKQVDYLLGDNPLKMSYMIGYGDRYPQRIHHRASSLPSIKDHPQRMACKEGTPYFNSSSANPNPLIGAVVGGPGEDDAYEDDRADFRKSEPTTYINAPLVGVLAYFVDNPNPGHTRH